Proteins encoded within one genomic window of Thioploca ingrica:
- a CDS encoding transposase family protein, whose protein sequence is MLMNEPASFIKSYLEEVNQSIRELNSEAQLTPHRKAWLGFCLTGMLLVNGINWAKFERVGLGKYKIGALSWFFRHAQIAWSTLFIASVKLILKQNRITQGILVLDESDRARSKRIQGYRIKTCVRVKS, encoded by the coding sequence ATGTTAATGAATGAACCGGCTTCCTTCATCAAGTCCTATCTAGAAGAAGTTAACCAGAGTATAAGAGAACTGAATTCAGAAGCTCAACTCACACCGCATCGGAAGGCTTGGTTAGGCTTTTGCCTAACGGGGATGTTATTAGTGAATGGCATCAACTGGGCTAAATTTGAACGAGTGGGTTTGGGAAAATATAAAATAGGTGCTCTATCGTGGTTTTTTCGTCATGCCCAAATCGCTTGGAGTACTTTATTCATTGCCAGTGTTAAGCTAATTTTGAAGCAAAATAGAATAACTCAAGGAATTTTAGTACTAGATGAATCGGATCGTGCCCGTTCCAAACGAATTCAGGGCTACCGCATTAAAACTTGCGTAAGAGTAAAAAGTTAG
- a CDS encoding transposase, IS1 family, with product MARGDRRHQTAQQLWDSLPGVYRQCAISYTDFGESYSMLFPNSRYHAVGKETGQTNHIERFNCTLRQRISRVVRKTLSFSKRLSNHIGASWYFIHHYNAAILI from the coding sequence ATGGCGAGAGGTGATCGGCGTCACCAGACAGCGCAACAGTTGTGGGATTCATTGCCAGGAGTCTATCGCCAATGTGCCATTAGTTATACCGACTTTGGGGAATCCTATTCGATGCTCTTTCCAAATAGTCGTTATCATGCTGTAGGCAAAGAAACTGGGCAAACGAATCATATCGAACGCTTTAATTGTACATTAAGACAACGTATTTCTCGAGTAGTGAGAAAAACACTGTCTTTTTCTAAAAGACTTTCAAATCATATTGGAGCTAGTTGGTATTTTATTCACCACTATAATGCGGCGATTTTAATCTAA
- a CDS encoding 3-oxoacyl-(acyl-carrier-protein) synthase II — MHQQVLVTGMGIISAIGQNIKEYGQSLYAGHHGITKLKDTFDPPISVKIGAQIRDFSLNTKLEEYACLGKELIQNAQQYTRRSPYVIQTSVISALEAWGNAQLHDKAIYPERLGIVVAGHNLTQHYQYDHYPKFRQNPEYLSPRYPLHFMDTDQIGTLSELFKIQGEGFTVGGASASGNVAIIKGYQLIQLGIVDACMVVGTLADLSPMALQGFYNMGALGGKRFADQPEKACRPFDKDHEGFIYGQASACLILESTNSAAQRGVKGVAKLLGGALVLEGNRLANPNEMSEIRAMKSALDQAHVKIDEVDYLNAHGTSSPLGDQTEIKAIRQVFQDRLSDVWINSTKGLTGHCLYSAGIVEAIATIIQMQQGFIHPNLNLDNPIETRCRFSDSTSVSTQIKTAMSNAFGFGGINSSIILCAC; from the coding sequence ATGCATCAACAAGTGTTAGTAACTGGTATGGGTATAATAAGTGCTATTGGTCAAAATATTAAAGAATATGGGCAGTCGTTGTATGCAGGACATCATGGTATTACAAAATTAAAAGATACTTTTGATCCCCCTATTTCAGTTAAGATTGGTGCTCAAATCCGTGATTTTTCGCTAAACACAAAACTTGAAGAATATGCTTGTTTAGGAAAAGAATTAATTCAAAACGCACAACAATATACTCGACGCTCACCCTATGTCATTCAAACTTCGGTTATATCTGCATTAGAGGCTTGGGGAAATGCTCAATTACATGATAAAGCTATTTATCCAGAACGCTTGGGTATTGTTGTTGCAGGTCATAATTTGACTCAACATTATCAGTATGATCATTATCCCAAATTTCGGCAAAATCCAGAATATCTTTCACCAAGGTATCCATTGCATTTTATGGATACTGATCAAATAGGTACATTAAGCGAACTGTTTAAGATTCAAGGTGAAGGTTTTACAGTGGGGGGCGCGTCTGCAAGTGGTAATGTGGCTATTATTAAGGGTTATCAACTCATTCAATTAGGTATTGTTGATGCTTGTATGGTTGTAGGAACCCTGGCAGATTTATCACCTATGGCATTGCAAGGTTTTTACAATATGGGTGCTCTAGGAGGTAAACGCTTTGCTGACCAACCAGAAAAAGCGTGTCGTCCTTTTGATAAAGATCATGAAGGATTTATTTATGGCCAAGCCAGTGCTTGTTTAATCCTAGAATCAACAAATTCCGCAGCTCAACGGGGGGTTAAAGGTGTCGCTAAACTATTAGGTGGTGCTCTCGTTTTAGAAGGTAATCGTCTAGCCAATCCCAATGAAATGAGTGAAATCAGAGCGATGAAATCCGCTTTAGATCAAGCACATGTAAAAATTGATGAAGTAGATTATCTGAATGCACATGGCACTTCTTCCCCCTTGGGAGATCAAACAGAAATAAAGGCAATTCGGCAAGTATTCCAAGATAGGCTTTCCGATGTATGGATTAATTCGACCAAGGGACTAACCGGGCATTGTTTATATTCTGCTGGCATTGTAGAAGCCATTGCCACTATTATTCAAATGCAACAAGGTTTTATACATCCCAACCTCAACTTAGACAATCCTATTGAAACCCGTTGTCGGTTTAGTGATAGCACTTCAGTGTCAACTCAGATAAAAACCGCTATGAGTAATGCTTTTGGATTTGGTGGTATTAATTCAAGTATCATATTATGTGCATGCTGA
- a CDS encoding polyketide biosynthesis enoyl-CoA hydratase, producing MDYQTIKVRFQDSICFIQIHRPEANNTINDQLIEEFHQVLALCEESITVVVVEGLPEVFCFGADFKGIHKKMACGEVSKEGPEPLYDLWLKMATGPYITLSHVRGKVNAGGMGFVAASDIILADQTAQFSLSELLFGLLPACVLPFLIRRIGFQKANYLTLMTKPISIQEAHTWSLVDAYDVQSEPLLRKHLLRLKYLSKTGIQRYKRYMNGLNDFLLQSKSLALATNIEVFSDQQNLEGIYHYVETGQFP from the coding sequence ATGGATTATCAAACTATTAAGGTACGCTTTCAAGATTCTATCTGTTTTATCCAGATTCATCGTCCTGAAGCGAACAATACCATCAATGATCAATTGATCGAAGAATTTCATCAGGTTCTTGCCTTGTGTGAAGAATCAATTACTGTTGTTGTGGTGGAGGGGCTTCCGGAGGTATTTTGCTTTGGCGCTGATTTTAAGGGAATTCATAAAAAGATGGCATGTGGCGAGGTAAGTAAAGAGGGGCCAGAACCTCTGTATGATCTATGGTTGAAAATGGCAACTGGCCCTTATATAACCCTCTCCCATGTGCGGGGCAAGGTTAATGCGGGTGGCATGGGATTTGTTGCAGCCAGCGATATTATACTTGCTGATCAAACAGCGCAGTTTAGTCTCTCTGAATTATTATTTGGACTCTTACCAGCCTGTGTTCTTCCATTTTTGATTCGTCGCATTGGCTTTCAAAAAGCCAATTATTTAACTCTTATGACTAAGCCCATTTCAATCCAAGAGGCTCATACATGGAGTTTAGTAGATGCCTATGATGTTCAGAGTGAACCCTTGCTTAGAAAGCATCTACTTAGACTTAAATACCTATCCAAAACTGGGATTCAGAGGTATAAGCGGTATATGAATGGATTAAATGATTTTCTATTACAATCTAAATCTTTGGCCTTAGCAACTAATATAGAGGTTTTTTCAGATCAGCAAAATCTTGAAGGAATTTATCATTATGTTGAGACCGGACAATTTCCGTGA
- a CDS encoding polyketide biosynthesis protein pksG, producing the protein MISVGIEAINVFGGTAYLNVMELAQYRQLDLQRFENLLMKEKTVALPYEDPVTCGVNAAKPIVDALPDAEKDRIEMLITCTESGIDFGKSISSYIHDYLGLNRNCRLFEIKQACYSGTAGLQMGINFVLSQVSPGAKALVVASDISRFIVAEAGDALTADWSYAEPSSGAGSVALLISEAPYVFQIDPGANGYYGYEVMDTCRPIPDGEAGDADVSLMSYLDCCEQTFLEYQRRVEGVNYRDSFQYLAFHTPFGGMVKGAHRTMMRKIAKATPAEIEEDYQHRVIPGLTYCQRVGNIMGGTVLLSLASTIDNGQFDSPKRIGCFSYGSGCCSEFYSGVVLPDGPKRVHSMGIESQLNERYKLSMDEYESLLKGSGAVKFGTRNVNLDFQLVPGAWEASQGKERLVLEEIREFHRKYRWA; encoded by the coding sequence ATGATATCTGTTGGGATTGAAGCGATAAATGTTTTTGGAGGCACTGCATATTTAAATGTTATGGAATTAGCCCAATATCGTCAATTGGATCTCCAAAGATTTGAAAATCTGTTGATGAAAGAAAAGACAGTAGCACTCCCTTATGAAGATCCGGTGACGTGTGGTGTTAATGCGGCTAAACCCATTGTGGATGCACTCCCTGACGCTGAAAAGGATCGGATAGAGATGTTGATTACATGTACTGAATCTGGGATTGATTTTGGTAAATCTATTAGTAGTTACATCCATGATTATTTGGGATTAAATCGTAATTGTCGTCTCTTCGAGATTAAACAGGCCTGTTATTCAGGCACAGCTGGGCTACAAATGGGTATTAATTTTGTTTTATCTCAAGTATCTCCAGGGGCTAAAGCTCTGGTTGTTGCTAGTGATATTTCAAGGTTTATCGTGGCAGAAGCAGGGGATGCCTTAACTGCAGATTGGAGCTATGCAGAGCCAAGTTCAGGTGCTGGATCTGTCGCCCTATTGATTAGTGAGGCACCTTATGTTTTTCAAATTGATCCGGGGGCAAATGGTTACTATGGTTATGAGGTTATGGATACCTGTCGCCCCATTCCTGATGGGGAAGCTGGTGATGCGGATGTATCCTTGATGTCCTATCTAGATTGTTGCGAACAGACGTTTCTGGAATATCAACGGAGGGTAGAGGGCGTAAATTATAGGGATTCATTTCAGTATCTTGCATTTCACACTCCCTTTGGTGGAATGGTCAAGGGGGCCCATCGAACTATGATGCGGAAGATTGCCAAGGCCACACCTGCAGAAATAGAAGAAGATTATCAACATCGGGTGATACCAGGATTGACCTACTGCCAAAGGGTTGGCAATATTATGGGAGGTACGGTACTTCTGTCCCTGGCAAGTACTATTGATAATGGTCAGTTTGACTCTCCTAAACGGATTGGCTGTTTTTCCTATGGTTCAGGGTGTTGTTCTGAATTTTATAGTGGTGTTGTCTTACCTGATGGACCTAAACGTGTTCATTCCATGGGAATTGAAAGTCAGTTAAATGAACGGTATAAATTATCTATGGATGAATACGAATCCTTGTTAAAGGGGAGTGGTGCTGTTAAGTTTGGCACCCGAAACGTTAATCTAGATTTCCAGTTAGTGCCAGGCGCATGGGAGGCATCTCAGGGAAAGGAGCGTCTTGTTTTAGAAGAGATTCGTGAATTTCATAGGAAATATAGGTGGGCATAA
- a CDS encoding transposase has protein sequence MDNAAFHNRADIEQLFEQARHVLEYLPPYSPNLNPIEHKWAQAKAIRKQKPCSVEELFTPHIL, from the coding sequence ATGGATAATGCCGCTTTTCACAACCGTGCTGATATTGAGCAACTCTTTGAACAAGCCCGACATGTGCTTGAATATTTACCACCTTACTCACCAAATTTAAATCCCATTGAACACAAATGGGCACAAGCTAAGGCGATTCGTAAACAGAAACCGTGTTCGGTTGAGGAACTATTTACACCCCATATCTTGTAA
- a CDS encoding transposase translates to MPRRFLLAWVAPDWLPQLPPHSVVVMDNATFHNRADIQPLFKPAGHVLEYLPAYSPDFNPIEPKWAQAKAIRKQKTVQLRNF, encoded by the coding sequence ATGCCAAGACGTTTTCTGCTTGCTTGGGTCGCACCAGATTGGTTACCTCAATTACCCCCTCATAGTGTGGTTGTCATGGATAATGCGACCTTTCACAACCGCGCCGATATTCAGCCACTGTTTAAACCAGCCGGTCATGTACTCGAATATTTGCCAGCCTACTCACCGGATTTCAATCCCATTGAACCTAAGTGGGCACAAGCGAAAGCGATTCGCAAACAAAAAACTGTTCAGTTGAGGAACTTTTGA
- a CDS encoding transposase, whose translation MTYPSDLSDSEWRMITHHFEPKDKRGSSHKHDKKLIVNSILYVVKGGIFWRMLQKIFPLGNGL comes from the coding sequence ATGACCTATCCAAGTGATTTATCTGACTCTGAGTGGCGAATGATAACACATCATTTTGAACCTAAAGATAAACGTGGTAGTTCACATAAACATGATAAAAAGCTGATAGTCAATAGCATATTATACGTGGTAAAAGGCGGTATATTTTGGCGCATGTTACAAAAGATTTTCCCCCTTGGAAACGGTTTATGA
- a CDS encoding transposase, translating to MSISKAILPNPLPYFECVPDPRWETKNKLHRLPDIIMITLCGLLSGVEDWVEIATFAQEKEAWLRRFLELPNGIPSHDTLSDVIGRLEPKAFRECLHVSY from the coding sequence ATGTCTATATCTAAAGCAATACTGCCAAACCCATTGCCCTATTTTGAATGTGTGCCTGACCCGAGGTGGGAGACAAAGAACAAGCTGCACCGGTTACCGGATATCATCATGATAACCCTGTGCGGGCTGCTTAGCGGTGTAGAAGACTGGGTTGAGATAGCCACATTTGCACAAGAAAAAGAGGCTTGGCTGAGGCGGTTTTTGGAACTGCCCAACGGCATCCCCTCACATGACACGTTAAGTGATGTCATAGGGCGCCTGGAGCCGAAGGCATTCAGAGAATGCCTTCATGTATCATATTGA
- a CDS encoding transposase family protein codes for MPDPALSAWKREDERLGKKGVPKRNRPSEPNRNPNYPTKVELGLDLLRQFQETHREITVKVILADALYGESRFLDQAGSLWGEVQVISQLHKNQNIWYRGRKRTLEDYFNSINWGVIQTLLVRGQQETQVWISSARLKVDAHGKKRFVIAVKYQDEENYRYLVVADLSWRTQDIIQAYTLRWLVEVFFEDWKLYEGWGREAKQLDEEGSS; via the coding sequence ATGCCAGACCCGGCTTTATCCGCTTGGAAAAGAGAAGATGAACGTTTGGGAAAGAAAGGGGTCCCAAAACGGAATCGACCTAGCGAACCAAACCGAAATCCAAACTATCCAACCAAAGTGGAATTAGGCTTAGACTTACTTCGTCAATTTCAAGAAACTCATCGTGAAATCACGGTTAAGGTGATTTTAGCCGATGCTTTATATGGGGAGAGTCGCTTTTTAGATCAAGCCGGGTCTCTTTGGGGTGAGGTACAAGTCATTAGTCAACTCCATAAGAATCAGAACATCTGGTATAGAGGTCGAAAAAGAACCCTAGAGGACTATTTTAATTCCATCAATTGGGGAGTTATTCAAACTCTCTTGGTAAGAGGTCAACAAGAAACCCAAGTTTGGATTAGCAGTGCGCGACTCAAAGTCGATGCCCACGGTAAAAAACGTTTTGTAATTGCGGTCAAATACCAAGACGAGGAGAATTATCGCTATTTAGTCGTGGCTGATCTCAGTTGGCGAACTCAAGATATCATTCAAGCTTATACGTTGAGATGGTTAGTAGAGGTTTTTTTTGAGGACTGGAAACTTTATGAAGGTTGGGGACGTGAAGCCAAACAATTGGACGAAGAAGGATCAAGCTGA
- a CDS encoding transposase IS4: MRKSKKLERLELEYSIEVKGVGMRVNIIEHFASLKDPRIQRKKLHALMDIIVLVICGVISGAESWEAIDKFGHEKLDWLRQFIPLSNGIPSHDCIAYVISRLSVKGFQECFRSCGVISSIPLWPMPNVLLKRCVNIGV; encoded by the coding sequence TTGCGTAAGAGTAAAAAGTTAGAGAGACTCGAATTGGAATACTCAATCGAAGTTAAAGGAGTTGGCATGAGGGTTAATATTATAGAACACTTCGCCTCGCTGAAAGACCCGCGTATACAACGAAAGAAACTTCACGCATTAATGGATATCATCGTGCTGGTGATTTGTGGTGTTATAAGTGGTGCGGAAAGTTGGGAAGCGATAGACAAGTTTGGTCACGAAAAGTTAGATTGGTTACGTCAATTTATCCCGCTTTCAAATGGAATCCCTTCTCACGATTGTATTGCCTATGTTATCTCCAGACTATCAGTTAAAGGATTTCAAGAATGCTTTAGGTCTTGCGGCGTTATTTCATCAATTCCATTATGGCCAATGCCAAACGTTTTGCTAAAGCGGTGCGTGAACATTGGAGTATAG
- a CDS encoding malonyl CoA-ACP transacylase → MTTWVFPGQGSQNKGMGANLFNEFSDLVAKSDDILGYSIKTLCLEDPHRQLNKTQYTQPALYIVNALSYFKKLRETNGKQPDFVAGHSLGEYNALLATGGVDFVTGLKLVKKRGELMSRAKEGAMAAVLNCSAEKIREILKENELSTIDVANYNAPAQIVISGSKDDINRAAAFFEKFDKVRYIPLNVSAAFHSRYMRPIQKEFEEFLKEIRFSELKIPLIANIHARPYLQSDIISNLATQLSQPVQWVNSIRYLIDRGENTFEEIGPGDVLTKLIIGIRRETLAIANHELATSKPSKSINTQTAPISKPNITVHSIGNQSFKEDYGLKYAYVTGAMVKGIASKALVVKMGKAGLMGYFGTGGLKLPLIEEAIQFIQRELNENQAYGMNFLHNLDNPQQEEDTIDLFLKYGVTNIEASAFIQVTPALVRYRLKGLRRDAEGKVFSIHKVLAKLSRPEVAQVFLSPPPAGILKKLLQTQQISQEEVTLSKAMPMADDICVEADSGGHTDRGIISVLLPSIIRQRDEMMKKYQYTKTIRVGAAGGIGTPEAAATAFILGADFVLTGSINQCTVEADTSHTVKDILQTLNVQDTDYAPAGDMFELGAKVQVVRKGLFFPARANKLYDLYRQYYSLEEIDEKTKKQIQEKYFQRSFDEVYEETKAHYSKTQPDLIEKAKHNPKQKMALIFKWYFVHSMRLARQGHLEQKVNYQIHCGSAMGAFNQWVKGTALENWQNRHVDEIAEKLMQETSTLLNQRFKTFLNN, encoded by the coding sequence ATGACAACCTGGGTTTTTCCTGGACAAGGTTCTCAAAATAAAGGAATGGGAGCCAATTTATTTAATGAATTTAGTGATTTAGTTGCTAAAAGTGATGATATTTTAGGTTATTCCATTAAAACACTCTGTTTAGAAGATCCTCATCGACAACTTAATAAAACACAATATACACAACCGGCTTTATATATTGTTAATGCTTTATCTTATTTTAAAAAGTTGAGAGAAACCAACGGCAAACAACCTGATTTTGTTGCTGGACACAGTTTAGGGGAATATAACGCTTTATTAGCTACGGGCGGCGTTGATTTTGTAACCGGTTTAAAATTAGTAAAGAAACGTGGAGAATTAATGAGTCGTGCCAAAGAAGGGGCTATGGCTGCTGTTTTAAATTGTTCTGCTGAAAAAATTCGAGAAATTTTAAAAGAAAATGAACTTAGCACCATTGATGTAGCTAATTACAATGCCCCGGCACAAATAGTTATTTCTGGTTCAAAAGATGACATTAATCGTGCTGCGGCTTTTTTTGAAAAGTTTGATAAAGTCAGATATATCCCTTTAAATGTCAGTGCTGCATTTCATTCGCGTTACATGCGCCCTATACAAAAAGAATTTGAAGAGTTTCTCAAAGAAATCAGATTTTCTGAATTAAAAATACCTTTGATTGCCAATATTCATGCGCGACCTTATTTACAAAGTGACATTATTAGCAATTTAGCCACACAACTGAGCCAACCGGTTCAATGGGTCAACAGTATTCGCTATTTAATAGATAGAGGAGAAAATACGTTTGAAGAAATTGGTCCTGGTGATGTACTCACCAAGTTAATTATAGGAATTAGAAGAGAAACGCTAGCCATAGCAAATCATGAACTAGCTACTTCCAAACCTTCAAAATCAATAAATACTCAAACAGCGCCTATTTCAAAACCAAACATTACTGTTCATTCAATTGGAAATCAATCATTTAAAGAAGATTATGGTCTTAAATATGCCTATGTCACGGGTGCAATGGTCAAAGGAATAGCCTCTAAAGCACTGGTAGTTAAAATGGGTAAAGCAGGATTAATGGGATATTTTGGAACCGGTGGACTTAAATTACCTCTCATTGAAGAAGCCATTCAATTTATCCAAAGAGAGCTTAATGAAAATCAAGCCTATGGTATGAATTTTCTTCATAATCTTGATAATCCCCAACAGGAAGAGGATACAATTGATTTATTTTTAAAATATGGTGTCACCAATATTGAAGCGTCCGCTTTTATACAAGTCACACCTGCATTAGTACGTTATCGTTTAAAAGGGCTAAGGCGTGATGCAGAAGGAAAAGTATTTAGTATTCATAAGGTATTAGCTAAGTTATCAAGACCTGAAGTTGCACAAGTTTTTCTAAGTCCTCCCCCTGCAGGCATTCTAAAAAAATTATTGCAAACTCAACAAATTTCCCAAGAAGAAGTGACACTTTCTAAAGCCATGCCAATGGCAGATGATATTTGTGTAGAAGCAGATTCTGGAGGACATACTGATAGAGGTATTATTTCAGTCTTATTACCTAGCATTATTAGGCAACGAGATGAGATGATGAAAAAATATCAGTACACTAAAACCATTAGAGTAGGTGCTGCGGGTGGTATTGGAACACCTGAAGCCGCCGCAACTGCTTTTATATTGGGTGCTGATTTTGTTTTAACCGGTTCTATTAATCAATGTACTGTAGAAGCAGATACCAGTCATACAGTTAAGGATATCTTGCAAACATTAAATGTTCAAGATACAGACTATGCACCTGCAGGCGATATGTTTGAATTAGGGGCAAAAGTTCAGGTTGTCCGAAAAGGACTATTTTTTCCTGCCCGTGCCAATAAATTATATGATCTTTACCGTCAATATTATTCATTAGAGGAAATTGACGAAAAAACTAAAAAACAAATCCAAGAAAAATATTTTCAGCGTAGTTTTGATGAAGTGTATGAAGAAACAAAAGCTCACTATTCTAAAACACAACCCGATCTGATTGAAAAAGCAAAACACAATCCCAAACAAAAAATGGCCTTAATTTTCAAATGGTACTTTGTACATAGTATGCGTTTAGCTAGACAAGGTCATTTAGAACAAAAAGTAAATTATCAAATTCATTGTGGTTCAGCAATGGGGGCTTTTAATCAATGGGTTAAGGGCACAGCTTTGGAAAATTGGCAAAATAGGCATGTTGATGAAATTGCTGAAAAACTCATGCAAGAAACAAGTACTTTATTAAATCAACGTTTTAAAACTTTTTTAAATAACTAA